A genomic region of Halomonas aestuarii contains the following coding sequences:
- a CDS encoding Crp/Fnr family transcriptional regulator, protein MVASSETVELVFGDVLVAPDAPISHVYFPLTGFISLIASLDDGQRMEVAMAGSEGMFGVSLILGVEASPLLALVQGSGSALRIPGASFLGLLEQSPFLQLLLKRYLHVLMTQLARSAACTHFHQVEARLARWLLMTQDRTYSERLHLTHEFLAMMLGVRRAGITLAAMALQARGLIHYHRGDITVVNRAGLIAASCGCYVADRELYARLLEGPA, encoded by the coding sequence TTGGTCGCCTCCAGCGAGACCGTCGAGCTGGTGTTCGGCGACGTGCTCGTCGCGCCCGATGCGCCCATCTCGCATGTCTATTTTCCCCTGACCGGCTTCATTTCCCTGATCGCGAGCCTGGACGACGGCCAGCGGATGGAAGTGGCGATGGCCGGGAGCGAGGGCATGTTCGGCGTTTCGCTGATTCTGGGAGTCGAAGCGTCTCCCCTGCTCGCCCTGGTGCAGGGGAGCGGTTCGGCCCTGCGCATCCCGGGTGCCTCCTTCCTGGGCCTGCTGGAGCAAAGTCCCTTCCTGCAGCTGCTGTTGAAACGCTACCTTCATGTGCTGATGACCCAGCTTGCCCGTTCGGCGGCCTGCACCCACTTTCACCAGGTCGAGGCACGACTGGCGCGCTGGCTGCTGATGACTCAGGACCGAACGTACTCCGAACGGCTGCATCTCACCCACGAGTTTCTCGCCATGATGCTGGGGGTGAGGCGCGCCGGCATCACCCTGGCCGCCATGGCGCTTCAGGCGCGCGGGTTGATTCACTATCACCGTGGGGATATCACGGTGGTGAATCGGGCGGGTCTGATAGCGGCTTCTTGTGGGTGCTATGTCGCGGACCGTGAGCTCTATGCACGGTTGCTTGAAGGGCCGGCATGA
- a CDS encoding glycine zipper 2TM domain-containing protein: MNTLHQSKLAIVMMALLLTLSGCSGMSEQDRNTALGAGAGAIGGSVLTGGSTMGTIGGAAVGGVIGHETSKPE, translated from the coding sequence ATGAACACACTGCACCAATCCAAGCTTGCTATCGTGATGATGGCATTGCTGCTCACTCTCTCGGGCTGTTCCGGCATGTCGGAACAGGACAGGAACACCGCCCTTGGCGCGGGTGCGGGCGCCATCGGTGGCTCCGTGCTGACCGGTGGCAGCACGATGGGCACCATCGGCGGTGCAGCCGTCGGCGGCGTCATTGGCCACGAAACCAGCAAGCCTGAATGA
- the nadA gene encoding quinolinate synthase NadA: protein MTIMTSRAELREQLARTYCPTRILAEDEARIEEIKALLEANNAVLVAHYYTDDAIQRLAEETGGCVADSLEMARFGARHEADTLVVAGVRFMGETAKILSPEKRVLMPTLEATCSLDLGCPADEFSAFCDAHPDRTVVVYANTSAAVKARADWVVTSSIAVDVIEHLQARGEKILWAPDKHLGGYIQKQTGADMLLWDGACIVHEEFKAQGVEDLKGLYPDAAVLVHPESPAAVVELADVAGSTSQLITAARELPHDKLIVATDRGIFFKMQQAVPEKILFEAPTAGNGATCKSCAHCPWMAMNALDNLAGALRQGTGEIFVDADLRLAALKPLERMLNFKK, encoded by the coding sequence ATGACGATCATGACTTCCCGTGCCGAGCTGCGCGAGCAGCTGGCACGCACCTACTGCCCCACCCGCATCCTCGCCGAGGACGAGGCGCGCATCGAGGAGATCAAGGCGCTTCTCGAGGCCAACAACGCCGTGCTGGTGGCGCACTACTACACCGACGATGCCATCCAGCGGCTCGCCGAGGAGACCGGCGGCTGCGTGGCCGATTCCCTGGAGATGGCGCGCTTCGGCGCCCGGCACGAGGCGGACACCCTGGTGGTGGCCGGCGTGCGCTTCATGGGCGAGACGGCCAAGATCCTCTCCCCGGAGAAGCGGGTGCTGATGCCCACCCTGGAGGCGACCTGCTCGCTGGACCTGGGCTGCCCGGCCGACGAGTTCAGCGCCTTCTGCGACGCCCATCCCGACCGCACCGTGGTGGTCTATGCCAACACTTCCGCGGCGGTGAAGGCGCGTGCTGACTGGGTGGTGACCTCCTCCATTGCCGTGGACGTGATCGAGCACCTCCAGGCGCGCGGCGAGAAGATCCTCTGGGCCCCGGACAAGCACCTCGGGGGCTACATCCAGAAGCAGACCGGTGCCGACATGCTGCTCTGGGACGGCGCCTGCATCGTCCACGAGGAGTTCAAGGCCCAGGGCGTCGAGGACCTCAAGGGACTCTATCCTGATGCGGCGGTGCTGGTGCACCCGGAGTCGCCGGCCGCGGTGGTGGAGCTGGCCGACGTGGCGGGCTCCACCTCCCAGCTGATCACGGCGGCCAGGGAGCTGCCCCACGACAAGCTGATCGTGGCCACCGACCGCGGCATCTTCTTCAAGATGCAGCAGGCGGTCCCCGAGAAGATCCTCTTCGAGGCGCCCACCGCCGGCAATGGCGCCACCTGCAAGAGCTGCGCCCACTGTCCCTGGATGGCGATGAACGCCCTGGACAACCTGGCCGGCGCGCTGCGCCAGGGAACGGGCGAGATCTTCGTCGATGCCGACCTGCGCCTGGCCGCCCTGAAGCCCCTGGAGCGGATGCTCAACTTCAAGAAGTAA
- a CDS encoding M48 family metalloprotease: MAMLRLTGTPLIACALCVALALPVQAQSTGRYEAPGLTRSSGTPTSGGDYGLPSLTQSDSQAISGEEARLGRAWLRQFRARAPEWQDAIAQDYVESLVARLLPHSGLGNAHPIVTLVESRLLNAFAVPGGVIGVNAGLFAFAEQEAELASVIAHELGHLSQRHYARGQARTEQTQIPAMAAMLAGMLIAAGGGGDAGIAAAMGSQAAFFQDQLRYSRRFEQEADRVGLQAMADAGYEPDAMVEMFRAMQRMMSLQGGTPPEFLLTHPMTESRISDTEARASQIAVATPRDGDLEYQLVRARALQAIHSRDPRQASTRLAQDEAPAPARRYLAALIDADAGRTDRALRELDALSRMLPDLAMVPATATQVAFEAGRLDNAIARSRRQLRLMPDYVPASRLFGEALLQRDPDEAYRVLRDLAERRPEDPQVFTLLAEAAGRSGREAWGHLARAEQLQLTGRIDRAIRQLEVAKEVARQQDDRAAAIEIERRREAFLGYREALEEFQ, from the coding sequence ATGGCCATGCTGCGTCTAACCGGAACCCCCCTCATCGCCTGTGCCCTCTGCGTGGCCCTTGCCCTCCCGGTGCAGGCCCAGTCCACCGGGCGCTACGAGGCACCGGGCCTGACCCGCAGCAGCGGGACGCCGACCAGCGGCGGGGACTATGGCCTGCCGAGCCTGACCCAGAGCGACAGCCAGGCCATCAGCGGCGAGGAGGCCCGCCTGGGACGCGCCTGGCTGCGCCAGTTCCGCGCCCGCGCCCCCGAGTGGCAGGATGCCATCGCCCAGGACTACGTGGAGTCGCTGGTGGCCCGCCTGCTGCCCCACAGCGGCCTGGGTAATGCCCATCCCATCGTGACCCTGGTGGAGAGCCGCCTGCTCAATGCCTTCGCGGTGCCCGGCGGGGTGATCGGGGTCAATGCCGGGCTCTTCGCCTTCGCCGAGCAGGAGGCCGAGCTGGCCTCGGTGATCGCCCATGAGCTCGGCCACCTCTCCCAGCGCCACTATGCCCGCGGCCAGGCCCGCACCGAACAGACCCAGATCCCGGCGATGGCCGCCATGCTGGCCGGCATGCTGATCGCCGCCGGCGGCGGCGGCGATGCCGGCATCGCCGCCGCCATGGGCTCCCAGGCGGCCTTCTTCCAGGACCAGCTGCGCTACTCCCGGCGCTTCGAGCAGGAGGCCGACCGCGTCGGCCTGCAGGCGATGGCCGACGCCGGCTACGAACCCGACGCCATGGTGGAGATGTTCCGCGCCATGCAGCGCATGATGAGCCTGCAGGGGGGAACCCCGCCGGAATTCCTGCTGACCCACCCGATGACCGAGTCGCGCATCAGCGATACCGAGGCCCGCGCCAGCCAGATCGCCGTGGCCACCCCGCGCGACGGGGACCTCGAGTACCAGCTGGTCCGGGCCCGTGCCCTGCAGGCGATCCACTCCCGCGACCCTCGGCAGGCCAGCACCCGCCTGGCCCAGGACGAGGCGCCAGCACCGGCCCGGCGCTACCTGGCGGCCCTGATCGACGCCGACGCGGGTCGCACCGACCGGGCCCTGCGCGAGCTAGACGCCCTGTCCCGGATGCTGCCCGACCTGGCGATGGTGCCGGCCACGGCGACCCAGGTCGCCTTCGAGGCCGGGCGCCTTGACAACGCCATCGCGCGCAGCCGCCGCCAGCTGCGGCTGATGCCGGACTACGTGCCGGCCAGCCGGCTGTTCGGGGAGGCGCTGCTACAGCGCGACCCCGACGAGGCGTATCGCGTGCTCCGCGACCTGGCCGAGCGCCGCCCCGAGGATCCGCAGGTGTTCACCCTGCTCGCCGAGGCCGCCGGACGCAGTGGCCGGGAGGCCTGGGGCCACCTGGCCCGCGCCGAACAGCTGCAGCTCACCGGCCGCATCGACCGCGCCATCCGCCAGCTCGAGGTCGCCAAGGAGGTCGCCCGGCAGCAGGACGACCGCGCCGCGGCCATCGAGATCGAGCGGCGCCGGGAGGCCTTCCTCGGCTACCGGGAAGCGCTGGAGGAGTTTCAGTAG
- a CDS encoding sulfurtransferase TusA family protein, translating to MALQPDDQLDARGLPCPLPLLKAKQALARLAPGQLLEVRATDAGSWRDFETFIAQSDHEMPAREERGEVYHYWIRKGGEQAS from the coding sequence ATGGCGCTGCAACCCGACGACCAGCTCGATGCCCGCGGTCTTCCCTGCCCACTGCCGCTGCTCAAGGCCAAGCAGGCCCTGGCGCGTCTCGCGCCCGGCCAGCTGCTGGAGGTCAGGGCCACCGACGCGGGCTCCTGGCGCGACTTCGAGACCTTCATCGCCCAGAGCGACCATGAGATGCCGGCCCGCGAGGAGCGGGGCGAGGTCTACCACTACTGGATTCGCAAGGGCGGGGAGCAGGCTTCATGA
- a CDS encoding AI-2E family transporter, with protein sequence MTLRAVFRSWMDHYLSDEEAVILLIVLVLGFAVVIWLGKMLAPFLTALVIAFLLQGAVSALTRRRVPHFLAVMLVFLAFIGVLFAMALILMPLIWNQLINLVQETPRMFASVQQLLDDLQVRYPQLATPDQIQAWIGMAGREVTQLGQRALTLSLASLGNLVGLIVYLVLVPILVFFMLKDRDRLVGFVVSLLPRHRGLMTRVWQEMDDQIANYVRGKFTEIIIVGGVAFFTFAFFGLPYSALLAVMVGLSVLVPFIGAAVATLPVAAVAGFHFGLGDQFLYVIIAYGVIQALDGNVLVPVLFSEAVNLHPVSIILAVLFFGGVWGFWGIFFAIPLATLLKALVYAWPRGLKQRRQEVSQEERAAGS encoded by the coding sequence ATGACCCTGAGGGCGGTGTTTCGCAGCTGGATGGACCACTACCTCTCCGACGAGGAGGCGGTCATCCTGCTGATCGTGCTGGTGCTCGGCTTCGCCGTGGTGATCTGGCTCGGCAAGATGCTGGCGCCCTTCCTGACCGCCCTGGTGATCGCCTTCCTGCTGCAGGGGGCGGTGAGCGCGCTGACCCGGCGACGCGTGCCGCACTTCCTGGCGGTGATGCTGGTCTTCCTGGCCTTCATCGGGGTGCTGTTCGCGATGGCGCTCATCCTGATGCCGCTGATCTGGAACCAGCTGATCAACCTGGTCCAGGAGACGCCGCGCATGTTCGCCAGCGTCCAGCAGCTGCTCGACGACCTCCAGGTGCGCTACCCGCAGCTGGCGACCCCGGACCAGATCCAGGCCTGGATCGGCATGGCCGGCCGCGAGGTGACCCAGCTCGGCCAGCGGGCCCTGACCCTTTCGCTGGCCTCCCTGGGCAACCTGGTGGGGCTGATCGTCTACCTGGTGCTGGTGCCGATCCTGGTCTTCTTCATGCTCAAGGATCGCGACCGGCTGGTGGGGTTCGTCGTCTCGCTGCTGCCGCGGCATCGCGGGCTGATGACGCGGGTCTGGCAGGAGATGGACGACCAGATCGCCAACTACGTGCGCGGCAAGTTCACCGAGATCATCATCGTCGGCGGCGTGGCCTTCTTCACCTTCGCCTTCTTCGGACTGCCCTATTCGGCCCTGCTGGCGGTCATGGTGGGCCTCTCGGTGCTGGTGCCCTTCATCGGCGCCGCGGTGGCGACCCTGCCGGTGGCGGCCGTGGCCGGCTTCCACTTCGGCCTGGGCGACCAGTTCCTCTACGTGATCATCGCCTACGGCGTGATCCAGGCGCTGGACGGCAACGTGCTGGTGCCGGTGCTGTTCTCCGAGGCGGTGAACCTGCACCCGGTGTCGATCATCCTGGCGGTGCTGTTCTTCGGCGGGGTGTGGGGCTTCTGGGGCATCTTCTTCGCCATTCCCCTGGCGACCCTGCTCAAGGCGCTGGTCTATGCCTGGCCCAGGGGCCTCAAGCAGCGCCGCCAGGAAGTCTCCCAGGAAGAGCGGGCCGCCGGGTCCTGA
- a CDS encoding peroxiredoxin, with protein sequence MSVSLGEPVPDFTATATGDTTVQLSDLKGQQVVIYFYPKASTPGCTTEGGDFRDRKAAFEAANTVILGVSRDGIRAQENFKAKQGFNFALISDKDEAVCRLFDVIKLKKLYGKEHLGIERSTFLIDADGRLAHEWRGVKVKDHAQEVLEAAQALHAGP encoded by the coding sequence ATGAGCGTCAGCCTCGGCGAGCCCGTCCCCGACTTCACCGCCACCGCCACCGGCGATACCACCGTGCAGCTCTCCGACCTGAAGGGGCAGCAGGTGGTGATCTACTTCTACCCCAAGGCCAGCACGCCGGGCTGCACCACCGAGGGCGGCGACTTCCGCGATCGCAAGGCGGCCTTCGAGGCTGCGAACACCGTGATCCTGGGCGTCTCCCGGGACGGCATCCGGGCCCAGGAGAACTTCAAGGCCAAGCAGGGGTTCAACTTCGCGCTGATCTCCGACAAGGATGAGGCGGTGTGCCGGCTGTTCGACGTCATCAAGCTCAAGAAGCTCTACGGCAAGGAGCACCTGGGCATCGAGCGCAGCACCTTCCTGATCGATGCGGACGGCCGGCTTGCCCACGAGTGGCGGGGCGTCAAGGTCAAGGACCATGCCCAGGAGGTGCTGGAGGCGGCCCAGGCGCTGCACGCCGGGCCGTGA
- the dapA gene encoding 4-hydroxy-tetrahydrodipicolinate synthase produces the protein MITGSIVALATPMKVNGDIDWEALRRLVHFHLDNGTDAIVAAGTTGEPTTMSFAEHFDVIRTVVEEVDGRIPVIAGTGSNNTTEAVELARYASEVGADCCLTVAPYYNKPTQEGLYRHFKAIAESSDLPVILYNVPGRTCSDIYNETVLRLADVDKIIGLKDATGNLERAEDLIARLKGSDFMLYSGDDATACDFMLMGGHGDISVTANVAPRAMHELCSAAVAGDADRAHQINTRLMPLHTNLGIESNPIPVKWALYRMGHLEAGIRLPLTWLSEKYHSTVSEALQLAGLIDD, from the coding sequence ATGATCACTGGCAGTATCGTCGCGCTGGCGACGCCGATGAAGGTCAACGGCGACATCGACTGGGAGGCCCTGCGTCGCCTGGTGCACTTTCATCTCGACAACGGCACCGATGCGATCGTGGCGGCCGGCACCACCGGCGAGCCGACGACCATGTCCTTCGCCGAGCACTTCGACGTCATCCGCACCGTGGTGGAGGAGGTCGATGGACGCATTCCGGTCATCGCCGGCACCGGCTCCAACAACACCACCGAGGCGGTGGAACTGGCCCGCTACGCCAGCGAGGTCGGCGCCGACTGCTGCCTGACCGTGGCGCCCTACTACAACAAGCCCACCCAGGAAGGCCTCTACCGGCACTTCAAGGCCATCGCCGAGAGCAGCGACCTGCCGGTGATCCTCTACAACGTGCCGGGGCGCACCTGCTCCGACATCTACAACGAGACCGTGCTGCGCCTGGCCGACGTCGACAAGATCATCGGCCTCAAGGATGCCACCGGCAACCTGGAGCGCGCCGAGGACCTGATCGCGCGGCTCAAGGGCAGCGACTTCATGCTCTACTCCGGGGATGACGCCACCGCCTGCGACTTCATGCTGATGGGCGGTCATGGCGACATCTCGGTGACCGCCAACGTGGCCCCCCGGGCCATGCATGAGCTCTGCAGCGCCGCCGTGGCCGGCGACGCCGACAGGGCCCACCAGATCAACACCCGCCTGATGCCGCTGCACACCAACCTCGGGATCGAGTCCAACCCGATCCCGGTCAAGTGGGCGCTGTACCGCATGGGCCACCTCGAGGCGGGCATTCGGCTGCCGCTGACCTGGCTGTCCGAGAAGTACCATTCCACCGTCAGCGAGGCCCTGCAGCTGGCGGGCCTGATCGACGACTGA
- a CDS encoding lipoprotein, NlpB, which produces MNSALKGMPLVAVIALAMAGCARDGFYHDRNLDYAEAEESAPLVLPDARNANRYRDAMPVPEVSGTRPAEDGVVEAPLPQALSPGRAREPGYVERREIGSDAWLVVGADPAAIWPELERFVQRRGLDVTARDPGRGLLETEEARFRVRQGLRSGDSEILCERGGATDTGCLTALERHFQALSASSSVASLTAQRPERLDRARFEQRGDDWRVILPFGVDRVWAELSHQLEIDFAIEGRRELLDRDPSGHAFLVDYLTLSEREQGLLSSLASLDLGDEPRRVRLALEALGPEETVLRATGVGEAGELSDQDQRELLERVAGLLR; this is translated from the coding sequence ATGAACTCTGCGCTGAAAGGCATGCCGCTGGTGGCGGTGATCGCCCTGGCCATGGCCGGCTGTGCCCGTGATGGCTTCTATCATGACCGCAACCTCGACTACGCCGAGGCCGAGGAGAGTGCCCCCCTGGTGCTGCCGGACGCCCGCAATGCCAATCGCTACCGGGATGCCATGCCGGTGCCCGAGGTGAGCGGCACCCGTCCCGCCGAGGACGGGGTGGTGGAGGCGCCGCTGCCCCAGGCCCTGTCGCCCGGACGGGCCAGGGAGCCCGGCTATGTCGAGCGCCGCGAGATCGGCAGCGACGCCTGGCTGGTGGTGGGCGCCGACCCCGCGGCGATATGGCCGGAGCTCGAGCGTTTCGTGCAGCGTCGCGGACTGGACGTCACCGCCCGTGACCCGGGCCGCGGCCTGCTGGAGACCGAGGAGGCCAGGTTCCGCGTCCGGCAGGGGCTGCGCAGCGGCGACAGCGAGATTCTCTGCGAGCGCGGCGGCGCCACCGACACGGGCTGCCTGACCGCGCTGGAGCGACACTTCCAGGCGCTCAGCGCGTCCTCCAGCGTCGCCTCCCTGACCGCCCAGCGTCCCGAGAGACTGGATCGCGCCCGGTTCGAGCAGCGCGGTGACGACTGGCGGGTGATCCTGCCCTTCGGCGTGGATCGGGTCTGGGCCGAGCTCAGCCACCAGCTGGAGATCGACTTCGCCATCGAGGGCCGCCGCGAGCTGCTCGACCGTGACCCGAGCGGGCATGCCTTCCTGGTGGACTACCTGACCCTGAGCGAGCGCGAGCAGGGCCTGCTCAGTTCGCTGGCCTCCCTGGACCTCGGCGACGAGCCGCGCAGGGTCCGCCTGGCGCTCGAGGCCCTCGGTCCCGAGGAGACCGTGCTGAGGGCGACGGGGGTCGGCGAGGCCGGCGAGCTTTCCGACCAGGACCAGCGCGAGCTGCTCGAGCGGGTGGCGGGCCTGCTGCGCTGA
- a CDS encoding MBL fold metallo-hydrolase, whose protein sequence is MRGPASGAPGRLTFASLGSGSKGNATLVSDGETHLLVDCGFGLRETERRLARLGLHPRQLDALLVTHEHGDHVRGVGPLARRHGVPVYLTPGTWLSGRLGELPLRHWITPQARFAVKGLVIDPVTVPHDAREPVQFCIAGGRQRLGLLTDLGHPSAHVVEAFAGCDGLVLECNHDPRMLAEGPYPASLKRRVGGDWGHLANGQAAWLLQRLGLDRLQRIVCSHLSEHNNRPELALEALVPLLDGDDSRLRVAAQDDGLAWQTLG, encoded by the coding sequence ATGAGGGGCCCGGCGTCGGGCGCCCCCGGGCGCCTCACCTTCGCCTCCCTGGGCAGCGGCAGCAAGGGCAACGCCACCCTGGTCAGCGATGGCGAGACGCACCTGCTCGTCGACTGCGGCTTCGGCCTGCGCGAGACCGAGCGTCGCCTGGCTCGCCTGGGACTGCACCCTCGCCAGCTCGATGCCCTGCTGGTGACCCACGAGCACGGCGACCACGTGCGTGGCGTGGGCCCCCTGGCCCGACGCCACGGGGTGCCGGTCTACCTGACCCCCGGCACCTGGCTGTCGGGAAGGCTCGGCGAGCTGCCGCTGCGCCACTGGATCACCCCCCAGGCGAGGTTCGCCGTCAAGGGACTGGTCATCGACCCGGTGACGGTGCCCCATGACGCGCGCGAACCGGTGCAGTTCTGCATCGCCGGGGGCAGGCAGCGCCTCGGCCTGCTGACCGACCTCGGGCATCCCAGCGCCCACGTGGTCGAGGCCTTCGCCGGCTGCGACGGCCTGGTGCTGGAATGCAACCACGACCCGCGCATGCTCGCCGAGGGTCCCTATCCCGCGAGCCTCAAGCGTCGGGTGGGCGGCGACTGGGGCCACCTGGCCAATGGCCAGGCGGCCTGGCTGCTGCAGCGACTGGGGCTCGACCGCCTGCAGCGCATCGTCTGCTCGCATCTCTCCGAACACAACAACCGCCCCGAGCTGGCCCTGGAGGCCCTGGTGCCACTGCTCGACGGCGATGACTCCCGGCTGAGGGTCGCCGCCCAGGACGATGGCCTGGCGTGGCAGACCCTCGGCTGA
- the purC gene encoding phosphoribosylaminoimidazolesuccinocarboxamide synthase, translated as MEKRQELFAGKAKSVYATDDPDRLILHFRNDTSAFDGRRVESLERKGRVNNRFNAFIMGKLQEAGIPTHFESLLSDTECVVKNLEMIPVECVVRNIAAGSLVKTLGVEEGQELTPPTFQLFLKNDALHDPMINESLAETFGWATPDQLAEMKALTFRVNEVLKALFAEGGMLLVDYKLEFGLFHGQIVLGDEFSPDGCRLWDAETREKLDKDRFRQGLGNVIESYEEVGRRIGVDFG; from the coding sequence ATGGAAAAGCGCCAAGAACTCTTCGCCGGCAAGGCCAAGTCGGTCTACGCCACCGATGACCCGGATCGCCTGATCCTGCACTTCCGCAACGACACCAGTGCCTTCGACGGTCGGCGGGTGGAGTCGCTTGAGCGCAAGGGCCGGGTCAACAACCGCTTCAATGCCTTCATCATGGGCAAGCTCCAGGAGGCCGGGATCCCCACCCACTTCGAGAGCCTGCTCTCCGATACCGAGTGCGTGGTCAAGAACCTCGAGATGATCCCGGTGGAGTGCGTGGTGCGTAACATCGCCGCCGGCAGCCTGGTGAAGACCCTCGGCGTCGAGGAGGGCCAGGAGCTGACCCCGCCGACCTTCCAGCTGTTCCTCAAGAACGACGCCCTCCACGACCCGATGATCAACGAGTCGCTGGCCGAGACCTTCGGCTGGGCGACCCCCGACCAGCTGGCCGAGATGAAGGCGCTGACCTTCCGGGTCAACGAGGTGCTCAAGGCGCTCTTTGCCGAGGGCGGCATGCTGCTGGTGGACTACAAGCTCGAGTTCGGCCTCTTCCACGGCCAGATCGTGCTGGGGGACGAGTTCTCCCCCGACGGCTGTCGCCTGTGGGATGCCGAGACCCGCGAGAAGCTCGACAAGGACCGCTTCCGCCAGGGGCTGGGGAACGTGATCGAGTCCTACGAGGAGGTCGGTCGCCGCATCGGCGTCGACTTCGGCTGA
- the tsaA gene encoding tRNA (N6-threonylcarbamoyladenosine(37)-N6)-methyltransferase TrmO: MNDRPALPAPVSLTPVGIIESDFPDKFGIPRQPGLATAARATLVLVPPYDDPLTVRGLSAFSHLWLTFVFHQSPERWTPLVRPPRLGGNTRVGVFASRSTHRPNRLGLSLVELIDIDTSRGVRLTLGGVDLVSGTPVLDIKPYLPWAESRPEARAGFAPGTPPTLAVGLSPEAEAVLARRPDGDKLRELIRQVLAQDPRPAYRRGAEARIYGVRLRDVDVRFQALEVPDGPTRLEVVEIVPA; encoded by the coding sequence ATGAACGACCGCCCCGCCCTGCCCGCTCCCGTCAGCCTGACCCCGGTCGGGATCATCGAGAGCGACTTCCCCGACAAGTTCGGCATCCCGCGTCAGCCGGGCCTGGCGACGGCGGCCCGGGCGACCCTCGTGCTGGTCCCGCCCTACGATGATCCCCTGACGGTGCGCGGCCTTTCGGCCTTCAGCCACCTCTGGCTGACCTTCGTCTTCCACCAGAGCCCCGAGCGCTGGACGCCGCTGGTGCGCCCGCCGCGCCTGGGCGGCAATACCCGGGTGGGGGTCTTCGCCAGCCGCAGCACCCACCGCCCCAACCGCCTGGGCCTCTCGCTGGTGGAGCTGATCGACATCGACACCTCGCGGGGGGTGCGCCTGACCCTCGGCGGGGTGGACCTGGTCAGCGGCACGCCGGTGCTCGACATCAAGCCCTACCTGCCCTGGGCGGAGTCACGTCCCGAGGCCCGCGCCGGCTTCGCCCCCGGGACCCCGCCCACCCTGGCGGTCGGCCTCTCGCCCGAGGCCGAGGCCGTGCTGGCCCGGCGCCCCGATGGCGACAAGCTGCGCGAGCTGATCCGCCAGGTCCTCGCCCAGGACCCGCGACCGGCCTACCGTCGCGGCGCCGAGGCGCGCATCTACGGGGTGCGCCTGCGCGACGTGGACGTGCGCTTCCAGGCTCTGGAGGTCCCTGACGGCCCGACCCGCCTCGAGGTCGTCGAGATCGTGCCGGCTTGA